Proteins encoded in a region of the Gemmatimonadota bacterium genome:
- a CDS encoding DinB family protein gives MTTEAALREHLVKLLTSAWAHVTAEDGIAGVPPDQRGARPPDHPHTIWQLLEHLRICQDDLVGYSRDPNHVSRDFPEGYWPESDVPEDEEAWEASVVAFMNGLQEMVALVSDPSRDLFEPLAWSDEGHTLLREALILADHNAYHLGQIVQLKKALGVGQSNPWEMP, from the coding sequence ATGACCACCGAGGCGGCCCTTCGCGAGCACCTTGTGAAGCTCCTCACGAGCGCATGGGCGCACGTCACGGCGGAAGACGGCATTGCCGGTGTGCCCCCCGATCAGCGTGGCGCCCGCCCACCAGACCACCCGCACACCATCTGGCAGCTTCTGGAGCACCTTCGGATCTGTCAGGACGACCTGGTGGGGTACAGCCGAGATCCGAACCATGTCTCGCGGGACTTCCCGGAGGGATACTGGCCCGAGTCGGACGTGCCCGAGGATGAGGAAGCGTGGGAGGCGAGCGTGGTGGCCTTCATGAATGGTCTCCAGGAGATGGTCGCGCTCGTGTCCGATCCCTCGAGGGACCTCTTCGAGCCACTTGCGTGGAGCGACGAAGGCCACACGTTGCTCCGCGAGGCGTTGATCCTGGCGGACCACAACGCATACCACCTTGGACAGATCGTGCAGTTGAAGAAGGCGCTGGGGGTCGGCCAGAGCAATCCCTGGGAGATGCCCTGA
- a CDS encoding energy transducer TonB produces MVTAMGAAYPPLLRDAEIEGTVFVHFFIDTEGDVVVWGVYQSSGHAPLDEAAMRLAEVFRFSPVMLRGEPVPVWTSFPITFSVQGCGLRLAPDEVDAPTERGQLTSHCLRYRRRING; encoded by the coding sequence GTGGTCACGGCGATGGGGGCCGCCTATCCGCCGCTCCTTCGCGACGCCGAGATCGAGGGCACGGTATTCGTCCACTTCTTCATCGACACCGAGGGTGATGTCGTGGTCTGGGGCGTCTATCAGTCGTCCGGCCACGCGCCGCTCGACGAGGCGGCGATGAGGCTCGCGGAGGTGTTCCGCTTCAGCCCCGTGATGCTCCGTGGGGAACCGGTTCCTGTGTGGACGAGCTTCCCGATCACTTTCTCGGTCCAGGGGTGCGGGCTCCGGTTAGCGCCCGACGAGGTTGACGCCCCGACCGAACGGGGACAACTCACTTCGCATTGCCTGCGTTATCGTCGTCGTATTAACGGCTAG